A stretch of Candidatus Thermokryptus mobilis DNA encodes these proteins:
- a CDS encoding prolipoprotein diacylglyceryl transferase: MRPILFQIGPIPIYSYGLMMAIAFLVADFLVSREFKRLRFNINYANEMVVLAVVSGIIGAKILYLLENFSDFIKSPLEMIFSAGGLTWYGGFILAFIVLFVYVIRKKLPVLKVLDAIAPAVALGYGIGRIGCHLSGDGDYGIPTSLPWGTIYANGTLKPTYALREYFERFPELAEKYNYHILSSKIVGEDKFGFITEFDKTIRLHPTPIYEFLIMLLIFILLYFFRNRVKYSGELFGIYLVLSSIERFTIEFLRLNPPLILGLTEAQVISIFLLLVGVFLIKKVRGKKWSF; this comes from the coding sequence ATGCGTCCTATTTTATTTCAAATTGGACCGATTCCAATTTACAGTTATGGTTTGATGATGGCGATTGCATTTCTTGTAGCGGATTTTTTAGTGAGTCGCGAATTCAAAAGGTTGCGATTTAATATCAATTACGCAAACGAAATGGTAGTTCTAGCCGTTGTCTCTGGTATAATTGGAGCAAAAATTTTATATCTTCTTGAAAATTTTAGCGATTTCATCAAATCCCCTCTTGAAATGATATTTTCAGCTGGTGGTTTAACCTGGTATGGTGGTTTTATTCTTGCCTTCATCGTTTTATTCGTCTATGTCATAAGAAAAAAGTTGCCGGTTTTAAAAGTTTTGGACGCAATAGCACCTGCAGTAGCACTTGGTTATGGTATTGGAAGAATAGGATGCCACCTGTCTGGTGATGGTGACTATGGCATTCCAACGTCTTTGCCTTGGGGAACTATCTATGCCAATGGAACATTAAAGCCAACATATGCGCTTCGTGAATATTTTGAACGCTTTCCAGAACTCGCCGAAAAGTATAATTACCACATTTTGTCCTCAAAAATAGTAGGAGAAGACAAATTTGGATTTATCACGGAGTTTGATAAAACAATCAGACTCCATCCAACCCCGATTTATGAGTTTCTGATTATGCTTTTAATTTTCATTTTGCTTTATTTCTTTAGAAATAGAGTTAAGTATTCTGGTGAACTTTTTGGAATTTATTTAGTTCTTTCGTCTATTGAAAGATTTACAATAGAGTTTTTACGATTGAACCCACCTTTGATTTTAGGTCTAACTGAAGCACAAGTTATTTCAATTTTCCTGTTATTAGTGGGTGTTTTTCTAATTAAAAAAGTTCGTGGGAAAAAATGGTCATTTTAG
- a CDS encoding glycosyltransferase, translated as MKKILIVFLGNIKNDSRSFKIYKSLKEAGYIVKVICAAEPNEPIIESNDEVIHIKLRKFRRALFKILSFYFKSLPLIIKICADIVISSDLFSLPIAWLISVKCNAKMIYDSREFYSSLASTKNRRFVQKIISLFEEIFTLRCSVILTVNQSIAKLISSKFEKPIFIVRNFPTVKWKSEKTFIYKKQIENALLYLGLFHQDRGFDIYFELIQRLSFEFNDIKLLIVGKGELKNLLLEEIQKRNLESKVEILGPYSPDEEIKFPNIKKIVGLCIIKPVSLSYFFSLPNKIFEYIQAKIPFIASDLPEIRAIIETYKVGILVDPSNISEIVESTRKLLTDHNLYLTMRDHCERATRELTWENEIKSLLDVLEIL; from the coding sequence ATGAAAAAAATACTCATTGTTTTTCTTGGAAATATTAAAAATGATTCAAGAAGTTTCAAAATTTATAAATCCTTAAAGGAGGCTGGCTATATCGTAAAAGTTATCTGTGCTGCTGAACCTAATGAACCAATTATTGAAAGCAATGATGAAGTAATACATATAAAACTAAGAAAATTCAGAAGAGCGCTTTTTAAAATTTTGTCTTTTTATTTTAAATCACTGCCTCTGATAATAAAAATATGCGCTGATATAGTTATATCATCGGACTTATTTTCACTTCCGATCGCATGGCTAATCTCCGTAAAATGCAATGCCAAAATGATCTACGATTCAAGGGAGTTTTACTCCTCCCTTGCTTCAACCAAAAATAGGCGTTTTGTCCAAAAAATAATATCATTATTTGAAGAAATTTTTACTTTAAGATGTTCAGTAATTTTAACGGTTAATCAATCCATTGCTAAGTTAATTTCAAGTAAATTTGAAAAACCAATTTTTATTGTAAGAAATTTTCCAACTGTTAAATGGAAATCAGAAAAAACATTTATCTACAAAAAGCAAATAGAAAATGCCCTTCTTTATCTTGGTCTTTTTCATCAAGATAGAGGATTTGATATTTATTTTGAGCTAATTCAAAGGTTATCCTTTGAATTTAACGATATCAAACTTTTAATCGTAGGTAAAGGTGAATTAAAAAATCTACTTCTGGAGGAAATTCAAAAGCGAAATCTTGAATCCAAAGTTGAAATTTTAGGTCCTTATTCCCCGGATGAAGAAATAAAATTTCCGAATATCAAAAAAATTGTAGGTCTTTGCATAATAAAACCTGTTTCGCTTAGTTATTTTTTCTCTCTTCCGAATAAAATTTTTGAGTATATACAGGCAAAAATACCATTTATCGCCAGTGACCTGCCTGAAATTAGAGCTATTATTGAGACTTACAAAGTGGGTATACTTGTAGATCCATCAAATATAAGTGAGATTGTTGAATCCACGAGAAAACTTTTGACTGACCATAATTTGTATCTCACGATGAGGGATCATTGTGAGCGTGCCACAAGAGAGCTAACATGGGAAAATGAGATTAAATCCTTATTGGATGTTTTGGAGATACTATAA
- the hisS gene encoding histidine--tRNA ligase, giving the protein MNYLKLKRKDILGERKALKNVRGTKDILPEDSFKWQHIETKVRGIFDLYNYKEIRTPIFEETELFARGIGELTDIVSKEMYTFKDKGGTKLTLKPEMTASVMRAYIQYEINKKVPLFKVYYISPMFRQERPQAGRLRQFHQIGAEAIGSVNPEVDAEIISLTLHIIDSFGVKNYLLKINSVGCQKCRPKYKVVLRDYLKNFYDSLSEESKKRFEYNPLRILDSKDESDRKIVQNAPKILNYLCNECDAHFKELLAYLNGLGISYEVDARLVRGLDYYTKTAFEVLSKELGSQDAIAGGGRYDMLSSLIGGPDIPGVGFALGMERLLIILEKNNYNFGQDKKNLIFIASVGSRAKLHSLKIAQELRKKSIPCEIDLLNRSLKSQMKEANRQGARYVVIIGESEIEKDVCLVRDMNSGEQVEVPFGKIVEYIVDKYAKEITKN; this is encoded by the coding sequence TTGAATTATTTAAAACTGAAGAGGAAAGATATCTTGGGTGAGAGAAAAGCATTAAAAAATGTTCGTGGGACGAAAGATATTTTACCTGAAGATTCGTTTAAATGGCAACATATAGAAACAAAAGTGCGTGGAATTTTTGATCTTTATAACTACAAAGAAATAAGAACGCCAATTTTTGAGGAAACTGAACTGTTTGCTCGAGGTATTGGTGAACTAACCGATATTGTGAGTAAAGAAATGTATACATTTAAAGATAAGGGTGGAACCAAGTTAACTTTAAAGCCGGAGATGACTGCATCGGTAATGAGAGCATACATTCAATATGAGATAAATAAAAAAGTCCCCCTTTTCAAAGTTTATTACATTTCTCCTATGTTTCGCCAGGAAAGACCTCAAGCAGGTCGTTTAAGACAATTTCATCAAATAGGTGCTGAGGCGATCGGTAGTGTAAACCCTGAGGTTGATGCAGAGATAATTTCATTGACACTTCACATAATTGATAGCTTTGGTGTAAAAAATTATTTGTTAAAAATTAATTCCGTCGGTTGTCAGAAGTGCAGACCTAAATATAAAGTTGTTTTGCGGGATTATTTAAAAAATTTTTACGATAGTTTATCTGAAGAAAGCAAGAAGCGCTTTGAGTATAATCCCCTCCGTATTCTTGATTCAAAAGATGAATCTGATAGAAAAATAGTTCAAAATGCCCCTAAAATTTTAAATTACCTTTGTAACGAGTGTGATGCTCATTTTAAAGAATTACTCGCATACCTTAATGGGCTTGGCATATCATATGAAGTTGATGCCCGCTTAGTTCGTGGTCTTGATTACTACACAAAAACAGCTTTTGAAGTGTTAAGTAAAGAGCTCGGTTCACAAGATGCTATTGCAGGTGGAGGAAGATACGATATGCTTTCAAGCTTAATTGGTGGTCCTGATATTCCAGGAGTTGGCTTTGCTTTAGGTATGGAAAGATTGCTTATAATTCTTGAGAAAAATAATTACAACTTCGGTCAAGATAAAAAAAACCTCATCTTTATCGCATCAGTGGGGAGCAGAGCTAAACTTCATTCTTTAAAGATAGCTCAAGAACTCAGAAAGAAATCTATACCATGTGAAATTGACCTCTTAAATAGAAGTTTGAAATCCCAGATGAAAGAAGCAAATAGACAAGGGGCACGCTATGTTGTTATAATAGGTGAAAGTGAAATTGAAAAAGATGTTTGCCTTGTAAGAGATATGAATAGCGGTGAACAAGTTGAGGTGCCATTTGGTAAAATTGTAGAATATATTGTTGATAAATATGCCAAGGAAATCACCAAGAATTGA
- a CDS encoding PTS sugar transporter subunit IIA, producing MKISEILTEDFVVVGLDVSTKEDAINALVDIIAKSDKVKNANKVREAVFEREKIMTTGVGKGFAVPHGKTDAVTDIVAAFAVTKKPIDYESLDGEPVRLIFLIVGRDNMVGPHIKLLSRVSKLMNDNDFREKLLNAKTPREVVELFKTEEERYLG from the coding sequence GTGAAGATAAGCGAAATATTAACTGAGGATTTCGTTGTTGTTGGACTTGATGTTTCCACAAAGGAAGATGCAATAAATGCACTTGTTGATATTATAGCTAAGTCAGATAAGGTAAAAAACGCAAATAAAGTAAGAGAAGCGGTGTTTGAGCGTGAAAAGATTATGACGACAGGGGTTGGAAAAGGATTTGCTGTTCCACATGGGAAAACAGACGCCGTGACTGATATAGTAGCAGCTTTTGCCGTTACTAAAAAGCCAATTGATTACGAATCGCTTGATGGTGAACCTGTTCGCCTTATATTCCTGATTGTTGGGAGAGATAATATGGTCGGACCTCACATTAAATTATTGAGCCGAGTTTCAAAGTTGATGAATGACAACGATTTCAGAGAAAAACTGTTAAACGCTAAAACCCCAAGGGAAGTTGTTGAATTATTTAAAACTGAAGAGGAAAGATATCTTGGGTGA
- a CDS encoding sugar phosphate nucleotidyltransferase — protein MKAVIMAGGFGTRLRPLTMNIPKPMVPIVNIPIMHRIITLLKKNGITDIIALVYYQPDVIMNYFKDGKDFGVNITYVKAEADFGTAGSVKNAENFIGEDEFLVISGDVLTDIDLSKAIEYHHDKKSKATIVITRVKNPLPYGIVIVRDSGEIIRFLEKPSWGEVFSDTINTGIYVLDPSVLEFIPYKQEFDFSKNLFPLLLEKKFPFYGYIAESYWRDIGTLSDYLEAHLDCLAGQVEIEIKGERIETPKGVIYVGENVKVADYDRFEGVVVIGNNTRIGKKAKIINSVIGSFCEIEDECEIIDSVIWDRTKVKRRAKLTLDVIGYDNFIGEGAEINENVFISDRCIIGSSAKLLPNIKLWPLKVVEDGSILSKSLVWEDKWLSELFTEARVSGISNIEMTPEFGAKLGAAFGALLGQGKTVIVSRDADNVSRMMNRALICGLISAGLNVDDIRIASIPMVRHELRSGRYAGGLHVRKSPVDKNQTDIIFFDSNGMDLPVGKAKAIERLFFGEDFPRVPHDKVGTINFPVRTIEGYVEKFLSALNIDAIRKQSFKIAIDYSNGVAVTVLPNILGQLGCQVISLNAYLEPTKLTRSDEEFKKAVDELSQIVTSIKCDVGFMLNPGAERIWLIDERGKLLSDNRLLSIVTKLFLSVNATKVKKIAVPISASLEVDLIASEYGIEVVRTKNSHYGMMEAVLKDPEIKFVGGTKGGFIFPEFLFASDGMFAISKILELMALAELKIGEIEEKLPKLFLKRLSIPCPRDLKGKVMRYATLESEKSKRQLIDGVKIFLDDLTWVLILPDRQRSEVHLFVESNDEKMVDKLIGEYSEKVRSWIMLQEK, from the coding sequence ATGAAGGCAGTGATTATGGCTGGTGGCTTTGGAACTCGTCTCAGACCTCTGACGATGAATATCCCTAAACCGATGGTTCCGATAGTAAATATACCAATAATGCATAGAATAATTACGCTCCTAAAAAAGAACGGAATAACCGACATCATCGCGTTAGTTTATTATCAACCAGATGTCATAATGAATTACTTCAAAGACGGAAAGGATTTTGGTGTGAATATAACTTATGTGAAGGCTGAAGCTGATTTTGGGACAGCTGGAAGTGTTAAAAATGCCGAAAATTTCATCGGTGAGGATGAATTTCTTGTCATTAGCGGTGATGTTTTGACAGATATTGACTTATCTAAAGCAATTGAATATCACCACGATAAAAAGTCAAAAGCGACAATTGTTATAACAAGGGTTAAAAACCCACTACCTTATGGTATAGTGATTGTAAGAGATAGTGGAGAGATAATTCGTTTTCTTGAAAAACCAAGCTGGGGGGAGGTTTTCAGTGATACGATTAACACAGGGATTTATGTTCTTGATCCATCGGTGCTTGAATTTATACCCTACAAACAAGAATTTGATTTCAGCAAAAATTTATTTCCGCTCCTACTTGAGAAAAAATTTCCCTTCTACGGTTATATAGCTGAAAGTTACTGGAGGGACATCGGAACATTAAGTGACTATCTTGAGGCGCACCTTGATTGTTTAGCTGGACAGGTTGAGATTGAGATCAAAGGTGAAAGAATTGAAACTCCAAAAGGCGTAATTTATGTCGGGGAAAATGTGAAAGTTGCGGATTACGACCGTTTTGAAGGTGTTGTGGTGATTGGGAATAATACAAGGATAGGCAAAAAAGCAAAAATTATTAATTCAGTGATAGGTTCATTTTGTGAAATAGAAGATGAGTGCGAGATAATTGACTCAGTTATCTGGGATAGAACAAAAGTTAAAAGACGAGCGAAGCTAACACTTGATGTGATCGGCTATGATAATTTTATCGGTGAGGGGGCTGAGATAAACGAGAATGTTTTTATAAGCGATCGTTGTATAATTGGGAGCTCAGCGAAGTTGCTTCCAAATATAAAGTTATGGCCATTAAAAGTTGTTGAAGATGGTTCTATTTTATCAAAAAGTTTAGTTTGGGAAGATAAATGGTTAAGCGAGCTTTTTACTGAGGCAAGGGTAAGCGGTATTTCAAATATAGAAATGACACCTGAATTTGGTGCAAAGCTTGGGGCTGCTTTTGGTGCTTTACTGGGGCAAGGGAAAACCGTTATCGTGAGCCGTGATGCAGATAATGTCTCAAGGATGATGAACAGAGCTTTGATTTGTGGGTTAATCTCGGCAGGATTAAATGTTGATGATATAAGAATTGCGTCTATCCCAATGGTTCGCCATGAGCTTCGCAGCGGTAGATACGCCGGAGGTCTACATGTTCGCAAATCTCCAGTGGATAAAAATCAAACCGATATTATATTCTTTGATTCTAACGGTATGGATTTACCAGTAGGAAAGGCGAAAGCAATTGAAAGGTTGTTTTTTGGAGAGGATTTTCCAAGAGTTCCCCATGATAAAGTCGGAACGATTAATTTCCCTGTCAGAACTATTGAAGGATATGTTGAAAAATTTTTATCCGCACTCAACATTGATGCGATCAGAAAACAAAGTTTTAAAATTGCGATTGATTATTCAAATGGGGTAGCTGTAACAGTTTTACCGAATATCCTTGGACAGCTTGGGTGTCAGGTCATATCCTTAAACGCATATCTTGAGCCCACTAAATTAACAAGGTCTGATGAGGAGTTTAAAAAGGCGGTGGACGAACTATCGCAGATTGTAACTTCAATTAAATGCGATGTTGGTTTTATGCTAAATCCGGGGGCGGAAAGAATTTGGTTAATTGACGAAAGAGGGAAATTACTATCAGACAATCGTTTGCTTTCAATTGTAACGAAGCTTTTCTTAAGCGTAAATGCTACGAAGGTAAAAAAAATCGCTGTACCCATTTCCGCATCGCTTGAAGTGGATTTAATCGCGAGCGAGTATGGCATTGAAGTTGTTAGAACAAAGAACTCACATTATGGAATGATGGAAGCTGTGTTAAAAGATCCAGAGATTAAATTTGTCGGTGGAACTAAAGGTGGTTTTATTTTTCCGGAGTTTTTATTTGCCTCTGATGGCATGTTCGCCATTTCAAAAATACTTGAACTTATGGCTTTAGCTGAACTTAAGATTGGAGAAATTGAAGAGAAATTGCCAAAGCTTTTTTTGAAAAGGTTGTCAATTCCATGTCCGCGTGATCTTAAAGGTAAAGTTATGAGATATGCTACACTTGAAAGTGAAAAATCCAAAAGGCAACTTATTGATGGCGTTAAAATTTTCCTTGATGATTTAACCTGGGTTTTAATACTTCCGGATAGACAAAGAAGCGAGGTTCATCTTTTCGTTGAGTCAAATGATGAAAAAATGGTTGATAAGTTGATCGGTGAATACTCAGAGAAGGTTAGAAGTTGGATAATGTTGCAAGAAAAATAA
- a CDS encoding PorV/PorQ family protein has protein sequence MKKIIFIFLITLKFVAVSGGKSNFNFLTIGIDAKAVSMGDAVVSSPISFGFIYYNPAILSMIESPSVMLSYRNWMVDGDILYSAIGIKNKFINMALSLHTLIISHIELREKPGDPISYFSARDMAISFSISPNFKSKFKIGLTTKYILEKIYVYETNTLSADLGFLYTLNLKEFELNLGGAIRNIGIPSSIVSFGASTKYATNFAKLLLTSELRYRTLEKRFLYGFGSSFEFNSILNFQVGYEFGLYVHSFKFGLGVKVAKFIVNYAYSPFDYSLPSSHTLSLIYKL, from the coding sequence ATGAAAAAAATAATTTTTATTTTTTTAATTACCTTGAAATTTGTAGCTGTCAGCGGTGGCAAAAGTAATTTTAATTTCTTAACTATAGGCATAGATGCAAAAGCGGTTTCAATGGGAGACGCTGTGGTTTCATCACCAATTAGTTTCGGCTTTATCTATTACAACCCAGCGATTTTATCTATGATTGAATCTCCCAGTGTGATGCTTTCTTATCGCAACTGGATGGTGGACGGCGATATTCTTTATAGCGCAATTGGCATAAAAAATAAATTTATTAACATGGCTTTATCCCTTCACACCTTGATAATATCGCACATAGAATTAAGGGAGAAACCGGGTGACCCAATTAGCTATTTCTCAGCGCGGGATATGGCTATTTCTTTTTCAATTTCTCCAAATTTCAAATCAAAATTTAAAATCGGGCTAACTACGAAATATATATTAGAAAAAATCTATGTATACGAAACCAACACCTTATCTGCCGATTTAGGTTTTTTATATACTTTAAATCTCAAAGAATTTGAACTTAACTTGGGTGGAGCAATAAGAAACATTGGCATTCCTTCATCTATTGTGTCATTTGGAGCATCCACAAAGTATGCCACCAATTTTGCAAAGTTGCTTCTAACTTCCGAATTAAGATATAGAACGCTTGAAAAAAGGTTTTTATACGGCTTTGGCTCAAGCTTTGAATTTAACTCTATCTTAAATTTTCAAGTAGGCTATGAATTTGGTTTGTATGTGCACTCTTTTAAATTTGGACTTGGGGTAAAAGTTGCAAAGTTCATTGTTAACTATGCATATTCACCTTTTGATTATAGTTTACCTTCTTCACATACATTATCATTAATCTATAAACTTTGA